In Festucalex cinctus isolate MCC-2025b chromosome 17, RoL_Fcin_1.0, whole genome shotgun sequence, the genomic stretch ttcttacaggaCGATGGGCGTGATGGTGAGGAACTTGCGCGAGGCGGTGAACTGCACACCGTAGTCCATCTGCTCCCAGTGCGTGAGGAGGCGGGCCTTGCCCTGGTCGGGGGTCTCGAAGGGCGTCCCTTTGACCGTGTGCAGGAGCAGGTACAtgcactgcatttttttttttttttttcacaaaaatctcAATTTTAATATATGAAATGCCAGTAATGACGATGACATTATTCAAATGACTTGGCTAAAATATTTGCTGCGTGGAAGCGCATATCAAAAGTGTTGAGAAATCACTGCTTTTGGAAAGTATAGTTGATATTGTTTAAGTTTagagttttgttttgacttttgtacCACATATGCATAAATAATGTACAAATTTTATTTTCAGAtgctttattgctttaaaaagaaaaagaaaaagtgaggcGACATGCCACATTTAGACGGCAgggttaattattttaaaattgtcaatatttaatgatatttgtatatttttactTATTGAATTGATGTTggagcatttaaatcaatatcaAACCTGATAAAATTCCAAAGAATTGGAGTAGAATTAAATTGAAAATTAATCAAATGGTGACATTAATGCCCTGCTCCAATGTAATGAAAATCATTTTACttaagtcaacttttttttttttacctagttGACCCCTACGTAGGCTATTTGCAGCTCGGTGGCCGTGGATACATCTATTCATATATTTTCCccaatttataaaataaataaataaataaaattgtttgtttggttaTTTTAAGGTGGAGCAAAGCTCTGTTTTGCATAGAAAATACTGGCAGGTTATCAATTTTTAAATGAACTTTTgggatattaatttttttttttttccaacgcaTTTATAATGGCCAGATTTTTGTTAGTTGCAGACCAGCCCGGGAACTGTAACAGTCACTAAAgcggtcagaaaaaataaatcactgacTCCGCCTTCATAAACTAGCTCACCTCTTGTCCAAATCATGTTGTTAGCGCAAGCAATGCAGGTCAGTGAGGATGAGCTTTGGGACTACAGATGCTCAGTTACCAAGAAAGACGTAACTTGCCCCTACCAGGTTGTGGATGAGGTTGGTGAGGGTCCACACCACGGGCACGCTGGCGAAGGGGATGCTGAGCAGAACGACGTGCAGCAGGCCGATGCCCAGGATGTACGACAGCCACATGCCGCGGCTGTTCATCACCCGTGTGTTGGGGTTCACCTCGCTGTGTGCCGTACCCACGTTCATGGCGGCGTCACCGGCTGCcacctggggggaaaaaaaaaaaatgagtgaaacGGGAATCATCAGCCAGCCATTTTGGATACAGGTAATCCTTATTTGGGTCATGGGTGAGCAGGAGCCCTTCTCATCTGATTTGGAGTTTGGATTACGAAATTAGTGTCCAAGTGGATTATTTATATACCATCCTTTGTAGTTGTGACGATTATGACTACTGTGGTGGGCGTGTTCCGAAAAACAAAGTAGTAATTAGTCacaccagccaatcagaaagcagcATTTTAGGAGGCTGACGTAATAATACTAAAGTCAAACAAGCGACCCCTGACCTGGATATAAAACCAGACGTAAACAATAGAGCTTCTTAATAACTTGTCACCAGCTAGCTAAAATGGCTACACGGCGTTTTAGCTTATCACAAGAAATGGCTTCAAGCCGACCTGAGCAGCTTCGAGCGGTCCGTTATCCCGGCGTCGGTGTCGGCGAGGCTCGCGCTTACGGAACGACCGCGAGCATCTTCGCGGCGACCAGAGCGAAGCCTCGAAAAACGCAAATTTAAGCAACCGAGAACACGCACGCGAACGCTTCGTTTCTGTCGTCTTTCTCCAGCAGCTGACAACACGGCGGCGTTTAGAGGCCTGACGTCATCTCTACTCGCCCCCGCGCCGCGGTCAGAGTTCGCCCTGTAACCTTCCGCCCACCCACTTGGCTCTCGactatgattggttgtttcgGGTCACGCGGTCAATACGGGCCAATCACAGTGTGCGCAGAAATCCACTGAAGGCGCGGTTTGACCCCTCAGGGCTTTATGTCAGTGTGAACGCCATGTTGGATGTGTCATATATGCCAATAAACTAATGCAGGTAAAGGGATTGAACTTCACCAGGCAACAACATACAAAGTGCACAATGGCACttacacaaacaaacagtaaTGCATTTGTGAAAAATATGAATCACATGTTCAGTAAAGCAAATTACAGTAGTTGTATTGTGTTTCAACATGTTAGTTATTTAGCATGTCATCGTTGAAAGTTCAGGGTTCTAGTTTTGGCTGTGTTGGAGTTTCTGTGTACTCACAGTGCCCTGTGAGTGGCTGGCGACTGATCCAGTATTTGTCCATATGTCCCCCATTACTGGCTGTCGACCAGTCCACTCATTGTTTGTACATATTAATAATAtgtgccctacgattggctgaCAAGCAGTCTAGTTTTTGCCTATGTAGCACTgtaataagtttaaaaaaaaaaaaaaaagtgttcatggCTGGCTCTGAGGCTCACACTAGATCCGAGAACACAAAAGGAGGCCTAGTACAACCTTGCCGGCggccaaaaataaagaaaacaagaaaaaaaaaaagaagatgagtGACAGCTGATAGTCTGCTTCCAACATCAAACATCAACAGTGTCATGTTCCAGATAAGCTCCACCCACCCCTGTACTAATATTCAGGCCCGCGAGAGCCTGAGGCCAAAGGTCGACTGTGTTCTACTGGTATGCgatgtcatgtgacacccgcacCCGCAAACAGGTTGGAGCCTCCGGCACTGCAGCGTTGTCGCATATCAGAGGAGCTCTGTTCATGTGTGTGCGGCGGTGAAATATTCAATTCCTCACAAGTCAGGACAatgtttgatttttcttttttcttttttcagacACTACAATGATTCCCTAGCACCTCTTCAGGCAACATGTATGCATGGGACGACGCTTGTTTTGGACATGCAGAGAGTTTACATCATCGTTATGTGACATAATGTAGAAAATTGATGATTGCAATGTTTGTGCACAAGTTGTTGTGCGTCTGCTTGTCAATCTAACAAAAGCAAAGCTTGCCATTGGCCCGGCGATGAGACAGATCCACCCCTAAAAGTAACCAATTTCACCATGGCAAGAAATGTGCTGTAAAAAttccatttattttctgtattttattttgatgaaagCATGCATGAAgctagaaatttaaaaaaataaataaaaaatacatctttTACTTCAAGATTAAATATAAACCTCTGTGAAATTTTAATTACAAATGACTGATTTTATTAGACTTCAatgcattgtttattttttattttttttgtaattttaattgattaGGTTAATGTTGCACTATTTAACCAGCAGATGTCACCATAGGCACAACTTTCAGCAATCAACTTCTAACAGTGCAAATGACACATGCACAAATATAGAGTATACATTTTGTATTACTACTTTTTAAGCAGTATTTCAATCTCCAGCACGTGTACCAAATTTAACATTAACATACTTGAATGTATGAGTACTAGGatttataaaattaattttgttgaatttttctTTCTACgtttcagggggaaaaaaatgaaatttcgcAAAGTGTTTGTCTGAAAATTagctcaaataaaatgtttttgctgaaaataaaataaattgttttattaaataaattgttTCAGAATAATTACAAacggttttgtttttcagaaaaaatCTACAAAAATATTCAATGAAAGTAGTTTATTGAGttttaaaaaacgatttttttcaacattaaagaaggtaaacaaaaaaatgtttgctgcggaaaattaaaaagtattttgtacACTTCAGAAAATTTGCAACAACCAGTTTTGTGTGCTTCAGAAATatttgcaatatatatatatataattacaaaaataatgctattcatttcaattaacatttaaaaaaaaaataatatttcagaTGTAACGTAAACGTAAATGTTTGACATAGTCAACAATATTGTTTGTGTTTCACAAACTATATTGCAGTTATGGCAACAGCCCAAAAGttatgaaatgtagaatgttacCTGCCCTGCTGGCAAGCCATAAAAAGGCCAACAGCGTGCGGCGGGCCCCTCCCTCCTATCAGCGGGCCGAGGGTGCAGGAGAGGGGGTGGACTTGTGACCCGGGCCGGCTTGTGAAGTGACAGCGGCCTGGGCTGGAAAAGGCTGATGATGCAGGGAGTCCATTATTGGGCCTGGAGGAAGCGGAGGATTAGAACAGCAAAGAATTTCAATAAAAGAAGTGTCTGTTTCGGGTggcggtgtgtgcgtgtgtgtgtgtgtgggtggggggggggcgtt encodes the following:
- the LOC144004675 gene encoding ORM1-like protein 3 isoform X2, giving the protein MNVGTAHSEVNPNTRVMNSRGMWLSYILGIGLLHVVLLSIPFASVPVVWTLTNLIHNLCMYLLLHTVKGTPFETPDQGKARLLTHWEQMDYGVQFTASRKFLTITPIVL
- the LOC144004675 gene encoding ORM1-like protein 3 isoform X1; amino-acid sequence: MNVGTAHSEVNPNTRVMNSRGMWLSYILGIGLLHVVLLSIPFASVPVVWTLTNLIHNLCMYLLLHTVKGTPFETPDQGKARLLTHWEQMDYGVQFTASRKFLTITPIVLYILTSFYTKYDRVHFVVNTVSLLTVLIPKLPQLHGVRLFGINKY